A genomic region of Gossypium hirsutum isolate 1008001.06 chromosome D01, Gossypium_hirsutum_v2.1, whole genome shotgun sequence contains the following coding sequences:
- the LOC107938971 gene encoding abscisic acid receptor PYL4: MLYQKRYPITYTMPVPDAVARHHIHPVGPNQCCSAVVQQIAAPVSTVWSVVRRFDNPQAYKHFVKSCHVIVGDGDVGTLREVHVISGLPAARSTERLEILDEESHVLSFSVIGGEHRLANYRSVTTLHPSTNGNGTVVVESYVVDVPPGNTEDDTCVFVDTIVRCNLHSLAQIAENLASRK, translated from the coding sequence ATGCTTTACCAAAAGCGGTACCCTATAACATACACCATGCCAGTCCCAGACGCCGTTGCTCGCCACCACATCCACCCTGTTGGTCCCAACCAGTGCTGCTCAGCCGTAGTCCAGCAGATCGCTGCCCCAGTTTCCACCGTCTGGTCCGTCGTCCGTCGGTTTGATAACCCCCAGGCTTACAAGCACTTCGTCAAGAGCTGTCATGTAATCGTTGGGGACGGTGATGTCGGTACCCTCCGTGAAGTCCACGTCATCTCAGGCCTACCCGCCGCGAGGAGCACCGAACGTCTCGAGATCCTTGATGAAGAGAGTCATGTTCTTAGCTTCAGTGTCATCGGTGGAGAACATCGGTTAGCTAACTACAGGTCGGTAACGACCCTTCATCCTTCCACAAACGGGAATGGAACGGTGGTAGTGGAATCTTACGTGGTGGACGTACCGCCGGGGAACACCGAAGATGACACGTGCGTCTTCGTTGATACCATTGTTCGGTGTAACCTGCACTCACTGGCTCAGATCGCAGAGAATCTAGCAAGCCGCAAATAG
- the LOC107938970 gene encoding protein trichome birefringence-like 34, which yields MAKKQQQQHQVMQQVPSVGGIRSSFQTLVALLIAILVVATIYIRQSNEQLFQYWTTYDKTINGLSSSCNLFAGKWVFDNRSYPLYKEKECTFMSDQLACEKFGRKDLKYQFWRWQPHQCDLPRFNATALLEKLRNKRLVYVGDSLNRNQWVSMVCLVDSVISPTFKSMHNNGSINIFKAIEYNATIEFYWSPLLVESNSDDPISHRVPDRIVRVQAIEKHARHWTDADYLVFNTYLWWRRRQMKVLWGSFESPEDGVYKAVKLPRVYEMALQTWAQWLEVHVDRNKTQLFFMSMSPTHQKANKWGGIKGENCYSETEPVTEEGYAGDGASPRMMHVVDSVLGELKTRGLNVQMINITQLSDYRKDGHPSIYRKHWETITEEQLLNPKNYSDCIHWCLPGVPDVWNELLYACILEL from the exons ATGGCGAagaagcagcagcagcagcaccAGGTTATGCAGCAGGTTCCTTCAGTAGGGGGTATAAGAAGCAGCTTCCAAACGCTTGTTGCCCTCCTCATTGCCATTCTAGTCGTTGCCACTATCTATATCAGACAAAGCAATGAGCAGCTGTTCCAATATTGGACTACATATGATAAAACCATCAACGGCTTGTCGTCGAGCTGCAATTTGTTTGCCGGAAAATGGGTATTTGATAATAGATCTTATCCTTTATACAAAGAGAAAGAATGCACTTTCATGTCTGATCAGTTAGCTTGTGAGAAATTTGGGAGAAAAGACCTTAAATATCAGTTTTGGCGATGGCAACCTCACCAATGTGACCTCCCCAG GTTCAATGCCACAGCATTGCTGGAGAAGCTTAGGAACAAGAGACTTGTTTACGTTGGTGACTCACTCAATAGAAACCAATGGGTTTCAATGGTTTGCCTGGTTGACTCAGTCATCTCTCCAACCTTTAAATCAATGCACAACAATGGTTCAATCAACATTTTCAAAGCCATT GAATATAATGCAACAATTGAATTCTACTGGTCTCCATTGTTGGTGGAATCAAACTCCGATGATCCAATTAGCCATCGTGTACCGGATCGAATTGTGAGAGTTCAGGCAATAGAAAAGCATGCAAGACATTGGACTGACGCTGATTATCTTGTTTTTAACACTTATCTTTGGTGGAGAAGACGTCAAATGAAGGTCTT GTGGGGATCTTTTGAAAGCCCCGAAGATGGGGTATACAAAGCAGTAAAGTTGCCGAGAGTATACGAGATGGCCTTACAGACATGGGCACAATGGCTGGAGGTTCATGTTGATAGAAACAAGACCCAGTTGTTCTTTATGAGCATGTCACCAACTCaccaaaa GGCCAATAAATGGGGCGGAATCAAAGGTGAAAATTGTTATAGCGAAACCGAACCGGTTACTGAAGAAGGATACGCTGGAGACGGAGCGAGTCCGAGGATGATGCATGTAGTTGATAGCGTACTTGGCGAACTGAAAACAAGAGGGTTGAACGTCCAAATGATTAACATTACACAGCTATCAGATTACAGGAAAGACGGCCATCCATCAATATATAGGAAGCATTGGGAAACAATAACGGAAGAACAATTATTGAATCCCAAAAATTACTCGGACTGTATCCATTGGTGCCTTCCCGGAGTGCCTGATGTGTGGAACGAGTTGCTCTACGCTTGCATTCTTGAACTTTGA
- the LOC107938951 gene encoding protein DETOXIFICATION 44, chloroplastic isoform X1, whose product MAATATISHFLSKFDVAKHPFHSSHKLARNRSSSLCIRPNSSKHSNSSTSLETSPQQQQQPRKPQSPIPPKPVNVPESNPSVSLFDRLRDGFKIDELGLEILSIALPAALALAADPIASLVDTAFVGHLGSVELAAVGVSVSIFNLVSKLFNVPLLNITTSFVAEEQALISKSKDDGEFEHQGKKVLPSVSTSLALAAGLGIAEAVVLSVGSGFLMNIMGIPMDSSMRGPAEQFLTWRAFGAPPVVIALAAQGTFRGFKDTKTPLYAIGAGTLLNAILDVILIFPFGFGVGGAAVATVISEYLIAIILLWELNGKVELISPKIDWSKVSLYFKSGGLLIGRTIATLGTLTLATSLAARQGPITMAGHQICVQIWLAVSLLTDALALSGQALLATNYSQANYQQARKVIFSVLKIGLATGFPLAVFLFIGFEALSGLFTTDAEVLQIAWSGTLFVAGSQPVNAVAFVLDGLYYGVSDYEYAAVSMVVVGLISSAFLLVAAPLFSVGGVWTGLFLFMTLRVVAGFWRLGTKSGPWKMIYCDMEKEKG is encoded by the exons ATGGCTGCCACTGCCACtatctctcactttctctctaaATTCGATGTTGCTAAACACCCTTTTCACAGTTCTCACAAGCTCGCTAGAAACCGCAGTTCCTCACTTTGTATCCGACCCAACTCCTCTAAACATAGCAACTCCAGCACTTCGCTCGAAACCTCACCCCAACAACAGCAGCAGCCTAGGAAACCCCAATCCCCTATCCCTCCCAAACCTGTAAATGTCCCCGAATCTAACCCCTCTGTTTCGCTTTTCGACAGGTTAAG GGATGGGTTTAAGATAGATGAGCTTGGTTTAGAGATTTTATCTATTGCACTGCCTGCTGCATTGGCTTTGGCTGCTGATCCCATTGCTTCACTTGTTGATACAGCCTTTGTTGGCCATTTGG GGTCGGTTGAATTGGCGGCAGTTGGGGTATCTGTATCGATATTCAATCTGGTGTCGAAATTGTTTAATGTTCCTTTACTTAATATCACAACATCCTTTGTTGCTGAAGAGCAAGCATTGATTAGTAAAAGCAAGGATG ATGGTGAATTTGAGCATCAAGGCAAGAAAGTTCTTCCCTCAGTGTCCACTTCCTTGGCACTTGCTGCTGGACTTGGCATTGCAGAAGCGGTTGTACTCTCAGTTGGCTCGGGTTTCTTAATGAATATCATGGGTATACCTATG gATTCGTCGATGCGTGGACCAGCGGAGCAGTTTCTGACATGGAGAGCCTTTGGTGCCCCACCAGTCGTAATTGCACTTGCTGCTCAAGGCACTTTTCGTGGATTTAAGGATACAAAGACACCTTTGTATGCCATTG GTGCAGGCACCTTACTAAATGCAATATTGGATGTAATCTTGATATTTCCCTTTGGTTTTGGCGTTGGTGGTGCTGCAGTTGCTACTGTGATTTCTGA atATCTGATTGCTATTATACTTCTGTGGGAGTTGAATGGAAAAGTTGAACTGATCTCTCCTAAAATTGACTGGAGTAAAGTTTCCCTCTACTTCAAATCTG GTGGACTACTTATTGGTAGAACAATAGCCACTCTTGGAACTCTCACACTTGCAACATCACTGGCAGCTAGGCAGGGCCCTATTACTATGGCTGGTCATCAGATTTGTGTACAAATTTGGTTGGCTGTATCTTTGTTAACTGATGCTTTAGCACTCTCTGGTCAG GCTCTTCTTGCAACTAATTACTCCCAAGCGAATTACCAACAAGCTCGCAAAGTGATTTTCAGTGTTCTAAAG ATTGGTTTAGCAACAGGGTTTCCTTTGGCTGTCTTTTTATTCATTGGATTTGAAGCACTTTCTGGCTTATTTACCACGGATGCAGAAGTTCTCCAAATTGCCTGGTCGGGTACATTG TTTGTTGCTGGGTCTCAACCAGTGAATGCCGTAGCTTTTGTTCTTGATGGACTCTATTATGGGGTTTCAGACTATGAATATGCTGCAGTGTCTATG GTGGTAGTTGGATTGATCTCAAGTGCATTCCTACTTGTAGCTGCTCCTTTATTCAGTGTTGGTGGAGTGTGGACTGGCTTATTTCTCTTCATGACCTTACGTGTGGTTGCTGGATTTTGGAG GTTGGGCACAAAAAGTGGACCGTGGAAAATGATTTACTGTGATATGGAGAAAGAAAAGGGATAA
- the LOC107938951 gene encoding protein DETOXIFICATION 44, chloroplastic isoform X2, with product MAATATISHFLSKFDVAKHPFHSSHKLARNRSSSLCIRPNSSKHSNSSTSLETSPQQQQQPRKPQSPIPPKPVNVPESNPSVSLFDRLRDGFKIDELGLEILSIALPAALALAADPIASLVDTAFVGHLGSVELAAVGVSVSIFNLVSKLFNVPLLNITTSFVAEEQALISKNGEFEHQGKKVLPSVSTSLALAAGLGIAEAVVLSVGSGFLMNIMGIPMDSSMRGPAEQFLTWRAFGAPPVVIALAAQGTFRGFKDTKTPLYAIGAGTLLNAILDVILIFPFGFGVGGAAVATVISEYLIAIILLWELNGKVELISPKIDWSKVSLYFKSGGLLIGRTIATLGTLTLATSLAARQGPITMAGHQICVQIWLAVSLLTDALALSGQALLATNYSQANYQQARKVIFSVLKIGLATGFPLAVFLFIGFEALSGLFTTDAEVLQIAWSGTLFVAGSQPVNAVAFVLDGLYYGVSDYEYAAVSMVVVGLISSAFLLVAAPLFSVGGVWTGLFLFMTLRVVAGFWRLGTKSGPWKMIYCDMEKEKG from the exons ATGGCTGCCACTGCCACtatctctcactttctctctaaATTCGATGTTGCTAAACACCCTTTTCACAGTTCTCACAAGCTCGCTAGAAACCGCAGTTCCTCACTTTGTATCCGACCCAACTCCTCTAAACATAGCAACTCCAGCACTTCGCTCGAAACCTCACCCCAACAACAGCAGCAGCCTAGGAAACCCCAATCCCCTATCCCTCCCAAACCTGTAAATGTCCCCGAATCTAACCCCTCTGTTTCGCTTTTCGACAGGTTAAG GGATGGGTTTAAGATAGATGAGCTTGGTTTAGAGATTTTATCTATTGCACTGCCTGCTGCATTGGCTTTGGCTGCTGATCCCATTGCTTCACTTGTTGATACAGCCTTTGTTGGCCATTTGG GGTCGGTTGAATTGGCGGCAGTTGGGGTATCTGTATCGATATTCAATCTGGTGTCGAAATTGTTTAATGTTCCTTTACTTAATATCACAACATCCTTTGTTGCTGAAGAGCAAGCATTGATTAGTAAAA ATGGTGAATTTGAGCATCAAGGCAAGAAAGTTCTTCCCTCAGTGTCCACTTCCTTGGCACTTGCTGCTGGACTTGGCATTGCAGAAGCGGTTGTACTCTCAGTTGGCTCGGGTTTCTTAATGAATATCATGGGTATACCTATG gATTCGTCGATGCGTGGACCAGCGGAGCAGTTTCTGACATGGAGAGCCTTTGGTGCCCCACCAGTCGTAATTGCACTTGCTGCTCAAGGCACTTTTCGTGGATTTAAGGATACAAAGACACCTTTGTATGCCATTG GTGCAGGCACCTTACTAAATGCAATATTGGATGTAATCTTGATATTTCCCTTTGGTTTTGGCGTTGGTGGTGCTGCAGTTGCTACTGTGATTTCTGA atATCTGATTGCTATTATACTTCTGTGGGAGTTGAATGGAAAAGTTGAACTGATCTCTCCTAAAATTGACTGGAGTAAAGTTTCCCTCTACTTCAAATCTG GTGGACTACTTATTGGTAGAACAATAGCCACTCTTGGAACTCTCACACTTGCAACATCACTGGCAGCTAGGCAGGGCCCTATTACTATGGCTGGTCATCAGATTTGTGTACAAATTTGGTTGGCTGTATCTTTGTTAACTGATGCTTTAGCACTCTCTGGTCAG GCTCTTCTTGCAACTAATTACTCCCAAGCGAATTACCAACAAGCTCGCAAAGTGATTTTCAGTGTTCTAAAG ATTGGTTTAGCAACAGGGTTTCCTTTGGCTGTCTTTTTATTCATTGGATTTGAAGCACTTTCTGGCTTATTTACCACGGATGCAGAAGTTCTCCAAATTGCCTGGTCGGGTACATTG TTTGTTGCTGGGTCTCAACCAGTGAATGCCGTAGCTTTTGTTCTTGATGGACTCTATTATGGGGTTTCAGACTATGAATATGCTGCAGTGTCTATG GTGGTAGTTGGATTGATCTCAAGTGCATTCCTACTTGTAGCTGCTCCTTTATTCAGTGTTGGTGGAGTGTGGACTGGCTTATTTCTCTTCATGACCTTACGTGTGGTTGCTGGATTTTGGAG GTTGGGCACAAAAAGTGGACCGTGGAAAATGATTTACTGTGATATGGAGAAAGAAAAGGGATAA
- the LOC107938952 gene encoding uncharacterized protein translates to MDDLVLHKLAISGPALSSMIQRLSSSPADVDGLLFGHVTYIAPSTLSDESAQSSSDSQLVATISGFLCFPSLLSFYDSLGRVDSSRLSPTHLNHKPLIGWFSSRRKTPLRPSMREFSVTRSLSSTPNLSLPIQNADFNSLFAPSIFLLFTTPLHDQCIQTNQYRAFQFRSSKPSFNPLSIDIVNIGPAFRGHYGSFSPNSTLPFLNCDLRNLTAMNEDRNEENVTGTKETEKDQALLDTCAEGMQVGRLSLLIGPGATNYTAGLEDLYGKMLSKIESLARLVETSSAKVLEQENLNRKLRYKVARSTGVE, encoded by the exons ATGGACGATCTGGTGTTGCACAAGCTAGCAATATCAGGCCCCGCTCTCTCCTCCATGATCCAACGCCTCTCATCCTCCCCTGCCGACGTCGACGGTCTCCTCTTCGGCCACGTCACGTACATCGCCCCTTCCACTCTCTCCGACGAGTCCGCCCAATCTTCCTCCGATTCTCAACTCGTTGCCACCATCTCCGGCTTCCTCTGCTTCCCTTCTCTTCTCTCCTTCTACGACTCACTCGGCCGGGTCGACTCCTCCCGACTCTCTCCTACTCACCTCAACCACAAACCCCTCATCGGCTGGTTCTCCTCTCGCCGGAAAACTCCCCTACGTCCTTCAATGCGTGAGTTCTCCGTCACTCGTTCTCTTTCCTCCACTCCCAATCTCTCTCTCCCTATCCAAAACGCcgatttcaattcccttttcgctcCTTCGATTTTCCTCCTCTTCACCACTCCTCTTCATGACCAATGCATTCAAACCAACCAGTATCGGGCTTTCCAATTCCGATCATCGAAACCCAGTTTTAATCCGCTGTCAATTGATATAGTCAACATTGGGCCTGCGTTTAGAGGACATTACGGGTCGTTTAGCCCCAACTCTACGCTACCCTTTTTGAACTGCGATTTAAGGAACTTAACGGCGATGAATGAAGATAGAAACGAGGAGAATGTAACTGGAACGAAAGAAACAGAAAAGGATCAAGCTTTGCTGGATACTTGCGCCGAGGGAATGCAAGTTGGGAGATTGAGCCTGTTGATAGGACCGGGAGCGACTAACTACACGGCTGGATTAGAGGATTTATATGGGAAAATGCTTTCCAAAATCGAAAGCTTGGCTAGGCTCGTTGAAACCAGCTCAGCTAAGGTTCTTGAACAG GAAAACCTGAATAGGAAGTTAAGGTACAAAGTTGCCAGGTCTACTGGGGTCGAATGA
- the LOC107938953 gene encoding PRA1 family protein B4: MSTAVPPVIPVSSVQSVESQPPAASPAFLSFVSRLNESLRNGLSQRRPWAELVDRSAFSKPESFSDALVRVRKNYSYFRVNYLSVIGLILAFSLLSHPFSLLLLLGLLCSWIFLYLFRPADQPLILFGRTFSDRETLGFLIIFSVFVVFLTTVGSLLISALMVGVGLVCAHGAFRAPEDLFLDEQEQVSTGFLSFLGGAATNVAVAAAPAVAARV, translated from the coding sequence ATGTCCACCGCAGTTCCACCCGTTATCCCTGTCTCCTCCGTGCAATCCGTCGAATCCCAACCGCCCGCTGCCAGCCCCGCCTTTCTCTCTTTCGTTTCCCGTCTCAATGAATCCCTTCGCAACGGCCTCTCCCAGCGCCGTCCTTGGGCTGAGCTCGTTGACCGTTCCGCCTTCTCCAAGCCCGAGTCATTCTCTGATGCTCTCGTTCGCGTCCGCAAGAACTACTCGTATTTCCGAGTCAATTACCTGTCTGTGATCGGTCTCATCCTTGCCTTTTCCCTTCTTTCCCATCCGTTTTCCCTTCTCCTTCTCCTCGGACTCCTCTGCTCCTGGATCTTCCTCTACCTCTTCCGCCCCGCTGATCAGCCTCTCATCCTATTTGGCCGTACATTCTCCGATCGCGAGACCCTCGGCTTTCTCATCATCTTCAGCGTCTTCGTTGTCTTTCTCACTACCGTTGGATCTCTTCTTATTTCTGCTCTCATGGTTGGAGTCGGACTCGTCTGTGCCCACGGCGCTTTCAGGGCCCCTGAGGATCTCTTCTTGGAcgaacaagaacaagtatccaccgGTTTCTTGTCCTTTCTAGGTGGTGCTGCCACCAATGTCGCCGTTGCCGCTGCCCCTGCTGTTGCCGCTCGTGTCTGA
- the LOC107938969 gene encoding macrophage migration inhibitory factor homolog, whose protein sequence is MPCLNLSTNVNLDGVDTSAILSEATSSVAKLIGKPEAYVMIVLKGSVPMSFGGTEQPAAYGELVSIGGLNPDVNKKLSAAIAAILETKLQVPKSRFFLKFYDTKGSNFGWNGSTF, encoded by the exons ATGCCTTGCCTAAACCTTTCAACCAACGTCAATCTCGACGGCGTCGACACCTCCGCCATCCTTTCCGAAGCCACCTCTTCCGTCGCTAAACTCATCGGCAAACCTGAGGCC TATGTGATGATTGTGTTGAAGGGTTCAGTACCCATGTCATTTGGTGGTACTGAGCAGCCAGCTGCCTATGGAGAACTGGTATCAATTGGGGGCCTTAATCCAGATGTGAACAAGAAACTGAGTGCTGCAATTGCTGCAATTCTTGAAACCAAGCTACAAGTGCCAAAGTCACGGTTTTTCCTCAAATTCTATGACACCAAG GGTTCCAACTTTGGATGGAACGGATCCACCTTCTGA
- the LOC107938946 gene encoding patellin-6: MENPHSPISIPEASRKPYKKSFVTTLMEAASLRSPFKEDTYFTSHLKASEKKALQELKDKLMASYGPDGECTMWGIPLLAEDEKADVVLLKFLRARDFRVLDSFRMLEKCLAWRKEFKADSVGEEDLGFKELEGVVAYMHGYDREGHPVCYNAYGVFKDKDMYERIFGDEEKLNKFLRWRIQVLERGISLLHFKPGGINSIIQVTDLKDMPKRELRVASNQILSLFQDNYPEMVARKIFINVPWYFSVLYSMFGPFLTQRTKSKFVISREGHAAETLYKFIRPEDVPVQYGGLSRPNDLQKPASEFTVKGGEKVNIQIEGIEAGATITWDLVVGGWDLEYSAEFVPNKEDSYTIAVEKPRKLSPTEEAIRNSYTSKESGKLVLSVDNTSSRRKKVAAYRYTVRKSTLE, translated from the exons ATGGAGAATCCACACTCACCCATTTCTATCCCAGAGGCTTCTCGTAAGCCTTACAAGAAAAGCTTTGTTACTACTCTAATGGAAGCCGCTAGTCTTCGCTCTCCTTTTAAGGAAGATACCTATTTTACCTCCCATTTGAAGGCTTCCGAGAAGAAGGCGTTGCAAGAGCTCAAGGACAAGCTCATGGCTTCTTATGGCCCGGACGGTGAATGCACCATGTGGGGGATACCTTTACTTGCTGAAGACGAAAAAGCTGATGTCGTTTTGTTGAAGTTCTTGCGAGCTAGGGACTTCAGGGTGTTGGATTCCTTCCGCATGTTGGAAAAATGTCTTGCTTGGAGGAAAGAGTTTAAGGCCGACAGTGTTGGGGAAGAAGACTTGGGGTTCAAGGAGCTTGAAGGAGTTGTTGCTTATATGCATGGTTACGACAGGGAAGGTCACCCTGTTTGCTACAATGCTTATGGTGTTTTTAAAGATAAGGATATGTACGAGAGAATCTTTGGTGATGAAGAGAAACTGAACAAGTTTCTGAGATGGAGAATTCAAGTCCTGGAAAGAGGGATCAGTCTCCTACATTTCAAGCCTGGTGGGATTAACTCTATTATTCAAGTCACTGATCTAAAAGACATGCCTAAGAGAGAACTTAGGGTAGCTTCAAATCAGATCCTTTCCCTCTTTCAAGATAATTACCCTGAAATGGTAGCTCGAAAG ATTTTCATCAATGTCCCATGGTACTTCAGTGTGCTCTACTCAATGTTCGGTCCATTTTTAACTCAGCGAACTAAGAGCAAGTTCGTCATCTCCAGAGAAGGGCATGCTGCTGAAACACTGTACAA ATTTATAAGGCCTGAAGATGTTCCAGTACAGTATGGTGGACTGAGTCGACCCAATGACTTACAGAAACCAGCCTCGGAGTTCACTGTTAAAGGAGGAGAGAAAGTGAACATTCAAATTGAAGGGATTGAG GCTGGAGCAACCATAACATGGGACCTGGTAGTAGGAGGGTGGGACTTAGAATATAGTGCAGAATTCGTGCCCAACAAAGAAGACAGCTACACCATTGCAGTGGAGAAGCCAAGGAAACTAAGTCCAACAGAGGAAGCCATTCGCAACTCCTATACATCAAAGGAATCAGGCAAACTAGTGCTGTCAGTGGATAATACAAGTTCCAGGAGAAAAAAGGTTGCTGCTTATCGCTATACTGTTCGCAAATCAACCTTGGAGTAG
- the LOC107938947 gene encoding CASP-like protein 4B1 has translation MPHMNEFPSLPRQLSELTYAELSVSGTKRNKNNVSQSPVSFIFLLILVPKSPIFIFGSQMMSNPVEPTKIDDAGSNSNVENPTPAVSAINRRWKREDLMNKGSLFLRGLAFFFSLLSFIIMASNKHGGWKIFDRYSEYRYLLAIAALSILYTGGQAWRQVLSIWKNNNILEQRISAMLDFFGDQMVAYLLISSTSAAIPLTNNMREGQDNIFTDASASALSMSFFAFLSLALSAMVSGYKLSTQSYI, from the exons ATGCCCCACATGAATGAGTTCCCTTCCCTGCCAAGACAGCTGAGTGAGTTGACTTACGCAGAGTTGTCTGTTTCCGGTACGAAACGAAACAAAAACAACGTTTCTCaatcccctgtttctttcatctTCCTCCTCATTTTAGTCCCCAAATCTCCCATCTTTATCTTCGGTTCTCAAATGATGTCGAACCCCGTTGAACCAACTAAGATTGATGATGCTGGATCCAATTCCAACGTCGAGAACCCTACTCCGGCTGTCTCTGCCATTAACAGGCGTTGGAAAAGGGAGGATTTGATGAATAAAGGTTCTCTCTTTCTCAGAGGATTGGCTTTCTTCTTCTCTTTGCTATCTTTCATTATCATGGCTTCCAACAAGCATGGTGGTTGGAAAATTTTCGATCGCTATTCTGAATACAG gtATTTGTTGGCAATTGCAGCTCTATCGATTTTGTACACCGGAGGACAAGCGTGGAGACAGGTGCTTTCGATTTGGAAAAACAATAACATATTAGAACAACGTATCTCTGCCATGCTCGACTTTTTTGGAGATCAA ATGGTGGCATACCTGTTGATATCATCCACATCCGCGGCGATTCCATTGACAAACAATATGAGAGAGGGACAAGACAATATTTTCACCGATGCCTCAGCTTCGGCTCTCAGTATGTCATTTTTTGCCTTCCTATCGCTGGCACTATCAGCCATGGTTTCGGGTTATAAACTTTCAACTCAATCATACATCTAA